A part of Dehalogenimonas sp. W genomic DNA contains:
- a CDS encoding methyltransferase domain-containing protein, translated as MMARFYSLFIDRALKDLRKGIPEFAGMQPGEKVLDVCCGTGDQAMHIAGLGLEVYGIDLDERMIAVAEANKRRTRRENISFQTADAAALLFKSRSFDYATISLALHEKPPEIQLQVIEEMRRVVKKGGVLVLADFGVPAKWFIRLLEGLVGGDHYACFKAYQAAGGLEALTTKIGLKVEKRAAVMGGAVELRYIRN; from the coding sequence ATGATGGCCAGGTTCTATTCCCTGTTTATTGACCGAGCGCTGAAAGATTTGCGGAAAGGGATACCGGAGTTCGCCGGGATGCAGCCCGGGGAGAAGGTTTTAGATGTCTGTTGCGGTACCGGAGACCAGGCCATGCATATTGCCGGATTGGGTCTGGAGGTTTACGGCATTGACCTGGATGAAAGGATGATTGCCGTGGCTGAAGCTAACAAGCGGCGCACCAGGCGGGAAAACATCAGTTTCCAGACAGCCGACGCAGCGGCCTTGCTATTCAAGAGCCGGTCCTTTGATTACGCTACCATATCACTGGCTCTCCACGAAAAGCCGCCGGAAATCCAGCTTCAGGTTATTGAAGAAATGCGGCGGGTGGTCAAAAAAGGCGGCGTCCTGGTGCTGGCGGACTTCGGTGTTCCGGCCAAATGGTTTATCCGCCTGTTGGAGGGGCTGGTCGGCGGCGACCATTACGCTTGCTTCAAGGCCTATCAGGCGGCGGGAGGACTGGAGGCACTGACTACTAAAATCGGCCTGAAAGTTGAAAAACGCGCTGCTGTAATGGGCGGTGCCGTGGAACTGCGTTATATCAGAAATTAA
- a CDS encoding GNAT family N-acetyltransferase translates to MIRPTLETERLRLRPFTTADADEVTRLADNEELSRYIPAIPYPYPKYAAAEWISTHQEKFDFGQEIVFAITDKTTRNIIGAIGLVLTPEHKRAEMGYWIGREYWGQRYATEAGQAVIRYAFKTLGLESVIAHHLAPNIASGRVMQKLGMKYEGCRRRFFLHRGEFFDAALYSIIKEEFQG, encoded by the coding sequence ATGATTCGTCCAACACTTGAAACTGAAAGACTCCGGCTCCGGCCCTTCACCACCGCGGATGCCGATGAAGTAACCCGCCTGGCTGATAACGAGGAACTGTCCCGTTATATTCCGGCCATCCCTTACCCCTACCCTAAATATGCCGCCGCAGAATGGATATCCACCCATCAGGAAAAGTTTGATTTCGGCCAGGAGATTGTCTTCGCCATCACCGATAAAACCACCCGGAACATCATCGGCGCCATCGGGCTGGTGCTGACCCCGGAACATAAACGCGCTGAAATGGGTTACTGGATCGGCCGCGAATATTGGGGACAGCGCTATGCCACCGAAGCCGGACAGGCGGTCATCAGGTATGCCTTCAAAACACTGGGACTGGAATCAGTTATCGCCCATCACCTCGCCCCCAATATCGCTTCCGGCCGGGTGATGCAGAAACTCGGCATGAAGTATGAAGGCTGCCGCCGCCGGTTTTTTCTGCACCGCGGCGAGTTCTTTGACGCCGCATTGTATAGCATAATAAAAGAAGAGTTTCAGGGATGA
- a CDS encoding NifU family protein: MQEKVKEVLEKVRPNLQADGGDVEFVSVSEDGVVTVKLTGSCAGCPMSQMTLKNGIERLLKKEIPEVKEVVSAA; the protein is encoded by the coding sequence ATGCAGGAAAAGGTTAAGGAAGTTTTGGAAAAAGTCCGTCCCAATTTGCAGGCTGACGGCGGTGACGTTGAGTTCGTCAGTGTCAGTGAAGATGGTGTCGTCACGGTTAAGCTGACCGGCAGTTGCGCCGGTTGCCCCATGTCTCAGATGACCCTCAAGAACGGCATTGAGCGCCTGTTGAAGAAGGAAATCCCTGAGGTTAAGGAAGTCGTTTCTGCGGCCTAA